The Chiroxiphia lanceolata isolate bChiLan1 chromosome 12, bChiLan1.pri, whole genome shotgun sequence genome window below encodes:
- the GABPB1 gene encoding GA-binding protein subunit beta-1 isoform X1 → MMSLVDLGKKLLEAARAGQDDEVRILMANGAPFTTDWLGTSPLHLAAQYGHYSTTEVLLRAGVSRDARTKVDRTPLHMAASEGHASIVEVLLKHGADVNAKDMLKMTALHWAAEHHHQEVVELLIKYGADVHAQSKFCKTALDIAVDNGNEDIAEILQIAMQNQINTNPESPDTVTIHAATPQFIIGPGGVVNLTGLVSSANTSSGTDETGVSAVQFGNSSTSVLATLAALAEASAPLSNSSETPVVATEEVVTAESVDGAIQQVVSSGGQQVITIVTDGIQLGNLHSIPTSGIGQPIIVTMPDGQQVLTVPATDIAEETVISEEPPVKRQCIEIVENRVESAEIEERETLQKQLDEANREAQKYRQQLLKKEQEAEAYRQKLEAMNRLQTNKEAV, encoded by the exons ATGTCACTAGTAGATTTGGGAAAGAAACTTTTAGAAGCTGCACGAGCAGGTCAAGATGATGAAGTTCGCATTTTGATGGCAAATGGAGCACCTTTTACCACAGACTGG CTGGGAACATCTCCACTTCATCTAGCAGCGCAGTATGGACACTACTCAACCACGGAGGTGTTGCTGCGAGCGGGTGTAAGTCGGGATGCCAGAACCAAAGTGGACAGAACTCCATTACATATGGCAGCATCAGAAGGCCATGCCAGCATAGTAGAAGTCTTACTTAAG CATGGTGCTGATGTCAATGCCAAGGACATGCTCAAAATGACTGCACTTCACTGGGCTGCTGAGCATCACCACCAAGAAGTTGTAGAACTCTTGATAAAGTATGGAGCAGATGTTCATGCTCAGAGTAAATTTTGCAAAACAGCATTAGATATTGCAGTAGACAACGGGAATGAAGACATTGCAGAAATATTACAG ATTGCAATGCAGAACCAAATCAACACAAACCCAGAGAGTCCGGACACTGTGACGATACACGCAGCAACACCACAGTTCATCATTGGACCTGGAGGGGTGGTGAACCTAACAGGTCTGGTATCTTCTGCAAATACATCCAGTGGAACAG ATGAAACAGGAGTGTCTGCTGTACAGTTTGGAAATTCATCAACATCAGTATTAGCTACGTTGGCAGCTTTAGCAGAAGCATCAGCTCCACTGTCTAATTCTTCAGAAACACCAG TTGTGGCCACAGAAGAAGTTGTGACTGCAGAATCTGTGGATGGGGCCATTCAGCAAGTTGTCAGTTCTGGAGGTCAGCAGGTTATTACTATAGTTACAGATGGCATTCAGCTGGGTAACCTGCATTCCATTCCAACCAGTGGAATAGGGCAACCCATCATTGTGACCATGCCAGATGGACAGCAAG TATTAACAGTCCCAGCAACAGACATTGCTGAAGAAACTGTGATAAGTGAAGAACCGCCAGTGAAGAGACAGTGCATTGAGATTGTTGAAAATCGTGTGGAGTCTGCAGAAATAGAA GAAAGAGAAACTCTTCAGAAACAGCTGGATGAGGCAAACAGAGAAGCACAAAAATACCGTCAGCAGCTTCTAAAGAAGGAACAAGAAGCAGAGGCCTATCGGCAGAAGTTAGAGGCAATGAACCGCCTCCAGACTAATAAAGAAgctgtttaa
- the GABPB1 gene encoding GA-binding protein subunit beta-1 isoform X4: MSLVDLGKKLLEAARAGQDDEVRILMANGAPFTTDWLGTSPLHLAAQYGHYSTTEVLLRAGVSRDARTKVDRTPLHMAASEGHASIVEVLLKHGADVNAKDMLKMTALHWAAEHHHQEVVELLIKYGADVHAQSKFCKTALDIAVDNGNEDIAEILQIAMQNQINTNPESPDTVTIHAATPQFIIGPGGVVNLTDETGVSAVQFGNSSTSVLATLAALAEASAPLSNSSETPVVATEEVVTAESVDGAIQQVVSSGGQQVITIVTDGIQLGNLHSIPTSGIGQPIIVTMPDGQQVLTVPATDIAEETVISEEPPVKRQCIEIVENRVESAEIEERETLQKQLDEANREAQKYRQQLLKKEQEAEAYRQKLEAMNRLQTNKEAV; this comes from the exons ATGTCACTAGTAGATTTGGGAAAGAAACTTTTAGAAGCTGCACGAGCAGGTCAAGATGATGAAGTTCGCATTTTGATGGCAAATGGAGCACCTTTTACCACAGACTGG CTGGGAACATCTCCACTTCATCTAGCAGCGCAGTATGGACACTACTCAACCACGGAGGTGTTGCTGCGAGCGGGTGTAAGTCGGGATGCCAGAACCAAAGTGGACAGAACTCCATTACATATGGCAGCATCAGAAGGCCATGCCAGCATAGTAGAAGTCTTACTTAAG CATGGTGCTGATGTCAATGCCAAGGACATGCTCAAAATGACTGCACTTCACTGGGCTGCTGAGCATCACCACCAAGAAGTTGTAGAACTCTTGATAAAGTATGGAGCAGATGTTCATGCTCAGAGTAAATTTTGCAAAACAGCATTAGATATTGCAGTAGACAACGGGAATGAAGACATTGCAGAAATATTACAG ATTGCAATGCAGAACCAAATCAACACAAACCCAGAGAGTCCGGACACTGTGACGATACACGCAGCAACACCACAGTTCATCATTGGACCTGGAGGGGTGGTGAACCTAACAG ATGAAACAGGAGTGTCTGCTGTACAGTTTGGAAATTCATCAACATCAGTATTAGCTACGTTGGCAGCTTTAGCAGAAGCATCAGCTCCACTGTCTAATTCTTCAGAAACACCAG TTGTGGCCACAGAAGAAGTTGTGACTGCAGAATCTGTGGATGGGGCCATTCAGCAAGTTGTCAGTTCTGGAGGTCAGCAGGTTATTACTATAGTTACAGATGGCATTCAGCTGGGTAACCTGCATTCCATTCCAACCAGTGGAATAGGGCAACCCATCATTGTGACCATGCCAGATGGACAGCAAG TATTAACAGTCCCAGCAACAGACATTGCTGAAGAAACTGTGATAAGTGAAGAACCGCCAGTGAAGAGACAGTGCATTGAGATTGTTGAAAATCGTGTGGAGTCTGCAGAAATAGAA GAAAGAGAAACTCTTCAGAAACAGCTGGATGAGGCAAACAGAGAAGCACAAAAATACCGTCAGCAGCTTCTAAAGAAGGAACAAGAAGCAGAGGCCTATCGGCAGAAGTTAGAGGCAATGAACCGCCTCCAGACTAATAAAGAAgctgtttaa
- the GABPB1 gene encoding GA-binding protein subunit beta-1 isoform X2: protein MSLVDLGKKLLEAARAGQDDEVRILMANGAPFTTDWLGTSPLHLAAQYGHYSTTEVLLRAGVSRDARTKVDRTPLHMAASEGHASIVEVLLKHGADVNAKDMLKMTALHWAAEHHHQEVVELLIKYGADVHAQSKFCKTALDIAVDNGNEDIAEILQIAMQNQINTNPESPDTVTIHAATPQFIIGPGGVVNLTGLVSSANTSSGTDETGVSAVQFGNSSTSVLATLAALAEASAPLSNSSETPVVATEEVVTAESVDGAIQQVVSSGGQQVITIVTDGIQLGNLHSIPTSGIGQPIIVTMPDGQQVLTVPATDIAEETVISEEPPVKRQCIEIVENRVESAEIEERETLQKQLDEANREAQKYRQQLLKKEQEAEAYRQKLEAMNRLQTNKEAV from the exons ATGTCACTAGTAGATTTGGGAAAGAAACTTTTAGAAGCTGCACGAGCAGGTCAAGATGATGAAGTTCGCATTTTGATGGCAAATGGAGCACCTTTTACCACAGACTGG CTGGGAACATCTCCACTTCATCTAGCAGCGCAGTATGGACACTACTCAACCACGGAGGTGTTGCTGCGAGCGGGTGTAAGTCGGGATGCCAGAACCAAAGTGGACAGAACTCCATTACATATGGCAGCATCAGAAGGCCATGCCAGCATAGTAGAAGTCTTACTTAAG CATGGTGCTGATGTCAATGCCAAGGACATGCTCAAAATGACTGCACTTCACTGGGCTGCTGAGCATCACCACCAAGAAGTTGTAGAACTCTTGATAAAGTATGGAGCAGATGTTCATGCTCAGAGTAAATTTTGCAAAACAGCATTAGATATTGCAGTAGACAACGGGAATGAAGACATTGCAGAAATATTACAG ATTGCAATGCAGAACCAAATCAACACAAACCCAGAGAGTCCGGACACTGTGACGATACACGCAGCAACACCACAGTTCATCATTGGACCTGGAGGGGTGGTGAACCTAACAGGTCTGGTATCTTCTGCAAATACATCCAGTGGAACAG ATGAAACAGGAGTGTCTGCTGTACAGTTTGGAAATTCATCAACATCAGTATTAGCTACGTTGGCAGCTTTAGCAGAAGCATCAGCTCCACTGTCTAATTCTTCAGAAACACCAG TTGTGGCCACAGAAGAAGTTGTGACTGCAGAATCTGTGGATGGGGCCATTCAGCAAGTTGTCAGTTCTGGAGGTCAGCAGGTTATTACTATAGTTACAGATGGCATTCAGCTGGGTAACCTGCATTCCATTCCAACCAGTGGAATAGGGCAACCCATCATTGTGACCATGCCAGATGGACAGCAAG TATTAACAGTCCCAGCAACAGACATTGCTGAAGAAACTGTGATAAGTGAAGAACCGCCAGTGAAGAGACAGTGCATTGAGATTGTTGAAAATCGTGTGGAGTCTGCAGAAATAGAA GAAAGAGAAACTCTTCAGAAACAGCTGGATGAGGCAAACAGAGAAGCACAAAAATACCGTCAGCAGCTTCTAAAGAAGGAACAAGAAGCAGAGGCCTATCGGCAGAAGTTAGAGGCAATGAACCGCCTCCAGACTAATAAAGAAgctgtttaa
- the GABPB1 gene encoding GA-binding protein subunit beta-1 isoform X3, producing the protein MMSLVDLGKKLLEAARAGQDDEVRILMANGAPFTTDWLGTSPLHLAAQYGHYSTTEVLLRAGVSRDARTKVDRTPLHMAASEGHASIVEVLLKHGADVNAKDMLKMTALHWAAEHHHQEVVELLIKYGADVHAQSKFCKTALDIAVDNGNEDIAEILQIAMQNQINTNPESPDTVTIHAATPQFIIGPGGVVNLTDETGVSAVQFGNSSTSVLATLAALAEASAPLSNSSETPVVATEEVVTAESVDGAIQQVVSSGGQQVITIVTDGIQLGNLHSIPTSGIGQPIIVTMPDGQQVLTVPATDIAEETVISEEPPVKRQCIEIVENRVESAEIEERETLQKQLDEANREAQKYRQQLLKKEQEAEAYRQKLEAMNRLQTNKEAV; encoded by the exons ATGTCACTAGTAGATTTGGGAAAGAAACTTTTAGAAGCTGCACGAGCAGGTCAAGATGATGAAGTTCGCATTTTGATGGCAAATGGAGCACCTTTTACCACAGACTGG CTGGGAACATCTCCACTTCATCTAGCAGCGCAGTATGGACACTACTCAACCACGGAGGTGTTGCTGCGAGCGGGTGTAAGTCGGGATGCCAGAACCAAAGTGGACAGAACTCCATTACATATGGCAGCATCAGAAGGCCATGCCAGCATAGTAGAAGTCTTACTTAAG CATGGTGCTGATGTCAATGCCAAGGACATGCTCAAAATGACTGCACTTCACTGGGCTGCTGAGCATCACCACCAAGAAGTTGTAGAACTCTTGATAAAGTATGGAGCAGATGTTCATGCTCAGAGTAAATTTTGCAAAACAGCATTAGATATTGCAGTAGACAACGGGAATGAAGACATTGCAGAAATATTACAG ATTGCAATGCAGAACCAAATCAACACAAACCCAGAGAGTCCGGACACTGTGACGATACACGCAGCAACACCACAGTTCATCATTGGACCTGGAGGGGTGGTGAACCTAACAG ATGAAACAGGAGTGTCTGCTGTACAGTTTGGAAATTCATCAACATCAGTATTAGCTACGTTGGCAGCTTTAGCAGAAGCATCAGCTCCACTGTCTAATTCTTCAGAAACACCAG TTGTGGCCACAGAAGAAGTTGTGACTGCAGAATCTGTGGATGGGGCCATTCAGCAAGTTGTCAGTTCTGGAGGTCAGCAGGTTATTACTATAGTTACAGATGGCATTCAGCTGGGTAACCTGCATTCCATTCCAACCAGTGGAATAGGGCAACCCATCATTGTGACCATGCCAGATGGACAGCAAG TATTAACAGTCCCAGCAACAGACATTGCTGAAGAAACTGTGATAAGTGAAGAACCGCCAGTGAAGAGACAGTGCATTGAGATTGTTGAAAATCGTGTGGAGTCTGCAGAAATAGAA GAAAGAGAAACTCTTCAGAAACAGCTGGATGAGGCAAACAGAGAAGCACAAAAATACCGTCAGCAGCTTCTAAAGAAGGAACAAGAAGCAGAGGCCTATCGGCAGAAGTTAGAGGCAATGAACCGCCTCCAGACTAATAAAGAAgctgtttaa
- the HDC gene encoding histidine decarboxylase, translating to MEPEEYRQRGKEMVDYICQYLSNVRERRVTPDVQPGYMRTQLPDSAPMDPDSWDNIFGDIEKIIMPGVVHWQSPHMHAYFPALTSWPSLLGDMLADAINCLGFTWASSPACTELEMNVMDWLAKMLGLPEKFLHYHPDSVGGGVLQSTVSESTLVALLAARKNKILEMKVSEPNTDESSLNSRLIAYASDQAHSSVEKAGLISLVKIKFLPVDENFSLRGETLKKAIAEDKKKGLVPVFVCATLGTTGVCAFDSLSELGPICDAEGLWLHIDAAYAGTAFVCPEFRLFLDGIEYADSFTFNPSKWMMVHFDCTGFWVKDKYKLHQTFSVNPVYLRHANSGAAIDFMHWQIPLSRRFRSLKLWFVLRSFGVKKLQAHVRHGTETAKFFESLVKSDPLFEIPAKRHLGLVVFRLKGPNWLTEKLLEELSSSGRLFLIPATIHDKFIIRFTVTSQFTTREDILRDWNIIQHTAAQIVSQNYGLHCINSDGGARIPAMVVEPSSDAISNASQLYLDGGKSKPPSTKTVVQPKKLSVSPSTCVISQQVKGQGDPLDDCFPEDVQDVTKHKLTSFLFSYLSVEGKKKTARSLSCTSVPVTGSLEQCNPKAAATDKEESRANARVLSSLPEDMMMFKKSAFKKLIKFYSVPSFPECSIQCGLQLPCCPLQAIV from the exons ATGGAGCCAGAGGAGTACAGACAGAGAG GGAAAGAGATGGTGGATTACATTTGCCAGTACCTGAGCAATGTGAGGGAGAGACGGGTGACTCCCGATGTACAGCCAGGTTACATGAGAACCCAGTTGCCGGATTCTGCCCCAATGGATCCAGACAGCTGGGACAACATCTTTGGAGATATAGAGAAGATTATTATGCCAGGG GTAGTCCATTGGCAAAGTCCACACATGCATGCCTACTTTCCAGCTCTGACTTCCTGGCCTTCACTCCTTGGAGATATGTTGGCTGATGCAATTAACTGCTTGGGATTCACatgg gcctccagcccagcctgtaCAGAACTGGAAATGAATGTGATGGATTGGTTGGCCAAAATGCTGGGACTTCCAGAAAAATTCCTGCACTACCATCCTGACAGCGTGGGTGGAGGAGTATTACAG AGCACTGTGAGCGAATCCACCTTGGTTGCACTGCTAGCAGCAAGGAAGAACAAAATTCTGGAGATGAAGGTTTCCGAGCCAAACACCGATGAGTCCTCGCTCAATTCTCGCCTCATCGCTTATGCATCTGATCAG gcaCATTCTTCTGTAGAAAAGGCCGGCTTGATTTCCCTTGTGAAGATAAAATTTCTGCCTGTGGATGAGAACTTTTCCCTCAGAGGTGAAACTTTGAAGAAAGCCATTGCAGAAGACAAGAAGAAAGGCCTTGTGCCAGTCTTT GTTTGTGCAACATTGGGTACAACTGGTGTCTGTGCTTTTGACAGTCTCTCAGAACTGGGTCCAATTT GTGATGCTGAGGGACTCTGGCTTCATATTGATGCTGCATATGCAGGAACAGCATTTGTATGTCCTGAATTTAGGCTGTTCTTGGATGGAATTGAATATGCAGACTCCTTTACTTTTAACCCTTCTAAATGGATGATGGTTCATTTTGACTGCACTGGATTTTG GGTTAAGGATAAATACAAATTACATCAAACCTTCAGTGTTAACCCTGTCTACCTCAGACATGCCAACTCAGGAGCTGCAATTGACTTCATG CACTGGCAGATTCCACTGAGTCGCCGATTCCGGTCTTTGAAGCTGTGGTTTGTGCTTCGCTCGTTTGGGGTGAAAAAGCTTCAAGCTCACGTCCGACAT GGTACCGAAACAGCCAAATTCTTTGAGTCCTTGGTTAAAAGTGACCCGCTTTTTGAAATTCCTGCGAAGAGGCATCTTGGACTGGTTGTGTTTCGGCTAAAG GGTCCCAACTGGCTGACAGAAAAACTCCTGGAAGAACTAAGCAGTTCTGGCAGGCTCTTCCTCATTCCAGCAACCATTCATGACAAGTTCATCATTCGCTTTACTGTAACTTCCCAGTTCACAACCAGGGAAGACATTCTGCGAGACTGGAACATCATTCAACACACTGCAGCCCAAATTGTTAGCCAGAATTATGGGCTGCACTGCATCAATTCTGATGGTGGGGCAAGAATCCCTGCTATGGTAGTAGAGCCCAGTTCTGATGCCATTAGTAATGCTTCCCAGCTTTATCTAGATGGAGGGAAATCTAAACCACCTTCCACAAAAACGGTAGTTCAACCTAAGAAGTTATCGGTGAGTCCCAGTACATGTGTGATTAGTCAACAAGTGAAAGGTCAAGGGGATCCTCTAGATGACTGTTTTCCAGAAGATGTCCAAGATGTTACCAAACATAAGTTAACCTCttttttattcagttatttATCTGTTGAAGGCAAGAAAAAGACAGCACGTTCCCTTAGCTGCACCAGTGTGCCAGTGACTGGTAGTCTTGAGCAGTGTAACCCCAAAGCTGCAGCCACTGACAAGGAGGAGTCTCGTGCAAATGCCAGGGTTCTTTCCAGCCTGCCTGAAGACATGATGATGTTCAAAAAAAGTGCCTTCAAAAAACTAATTAAGTTCTACAGTGTCCCAAGCTTTCCAGAGTGTAGCATTCAGTGTGGCCTTCAGCTGCCTTGTTGTCCTCTGCAAGCCATTGTTTAA